From Pseudofrankia saprophytica, a single genomic window includes:
- a CDS encoding DUF4234 domain-containing protein, protein MLGKHRNPVAVWLGLPLITLGIYGLVWIYKTNRELSQYDRRINVNPAMSVLACTFGAILLVPPFVAVWRLCTRTAQAQRAAGVPEVSTGLAFLLFLLGFGPLFLQLEINKIWSRYPAAVEGQQVPLAA, encoded by the coding sequence GTGCTGGGCAAGCACCGTAACCCGGTCGCCGTATGGCTAGGCCTTCCCCTGATCACACTGGGGATCTACGGCCTGGTCTGGATCTACAAGACGAACCGTGAGCTGAGCCAGTACGACCGTCGGATCAACGTCAATCCGGCCATGTCGGTTCTGGCGTGCACATTCGGCGCGATCCTGTTGGTGCCACCGTTCGTCGCGGTATGGCGGCTGTGCACCCGGACGGCACAGGCGCAGCGCGCGGCGGGCGTGCCCGAGGTGAGCACCGGCCTCGCGTTCCTGCTGTTCCTGCTCGGCTTCGGCCCCTTGTTCCTCCAGCTGGAGATCAACAAGATCTGGTCCCGGTACCCGGCGGCCGTCGAGGGCCAGCAGGTCCCCCTCGCGGCCTGA
- a CDS encoding peroxiredoxin, producing the protein MTVDVGAVAPDFSLKDQNNEVVTLSDFRGRRNVVLIFYPLTFTGVCQGELCSVRDDLGSFQNDDVQVLAVSVDSAFAHKVWANEQGYEFPLLADFWPHGAVAKSYGIFDEDKGIAVRGTFVIDKEGVVQWKVVNAIPDARDQAEYLKALAAL; encoded by the coding sequence GTGACCGTCGATGTCGGCGCCGTCGCCCCCGACTTCTCGCTCAAGGACCAGAACAACGAGGTCGTGACCCTGTCCGACTTCCGGGGGCGGCGCAACGTCGTCCTGATCTTCTACCCGCTTACGTTCACCGGCGTCTGCCAGGGCGAGCTGTGCTCCGTCCGCGACGACCTGGGCTCGTTCCAGAACGACGACGTGCAGGTCCTCGCCGTCTCCGTCGACTCGGCGTTCGCGCACAAGGTGTGGGCCAACGAGCAGGGCTACGAGTTCCCGCTGCTCGCGGACTTCTGGCCGCATGGCGCGGTCGCCAAGTCCTACGGCATCTTCGACGAGGACAAGGGCATCGCCGTGCGCGGCACCTTCGTCATCGACAAGGAGGGTGTCGTGCAGTGGAAGGTCGTCAACGCGATCCCCGACGCCCGTGACCAGGCCGAGTACCTCAAGGCGCTGGCCGCCCTGTAG
- a CDS encoding tyrosine-type recombinase/integrase, giving the protein MITSFRLHLAAEGKSPSTITTYVEATQWFAGAHLLANTERRDWADVSPDDVRAWLAWLLDRYSDSYANNQFRALQQFFRWLAEEEELPNPMARLKPPRVGEKVVPVFTEDELAMLVKACRGKTFVDRRDAAIIELFKATGIRLAEMAGIRYNPEDPSRSDLDLVSRELLVRGKGRKQRIVRFSHTAARAIDRYIRVRARHSQAHRDNLWLGVNNRDPMTANGIYQMIARRGEECGVPVHPHKFRHHFSHTWLDNGGSEGDLMELNGWTSAQMLRRYGASARNARARRTYDRIMSEE; this is encoded by the coding sequence ATGATCACTTCCTTCCGGCTCCATCTCGCGGCCGAGGGAAAATCCCCGTCGACCATCACGACCTACGTCGAAGCGACCCAGTGGTTCGCGGGCGCGCACCTGTTGGCGAACACGGAGCGTCGCGACTGGGCTGACGTCTCGCCGGACGACGTCCGGGCGTGGCTCGCGTGGTTGCTCGACCGGTACAGCGACAGCTACGCCAACAACCAGTTCCGGGCGCTTCAGCAGTTCTTCCGGTGGCTCGCCGAGGAGGAGGAGCTTCCGAACCCCATGGCGCGGCTGAAGCCGCCGAGGGTGGGGGAGAAGGTCGTCCCGGTGTTCACCGAGGATGAGTTGGCGATGTTGGTCAAGGCGTGTCGCGGGAAGACGTTCGTCGACCGGCGCGACGCGGCGATCATCGAGCTTTTCAAGGCGACGGGTATCCGCCTGGCGGAGATGGCCGGGATTCGGTACAACCCGGAGGACCCGAGCAGGAGCGACCTGGATCTTGTGTCGCGGGAGCTGCTGGTCCGGGGCAAGGGCCGGAAGCAGCGCATCGTACGGTTCAGCCACACGGCCGCACGAGCGATCGACCGCTACATCCGCGTCCGCGCTCGGCACTCGCAGGCCCACCGCGACAACCTCTGGCTCGGAGTGAACAACCGGGACCCGATGACCGCGAACGGCATCTACCAGATGATCGCGCGGCGTGGCGAGGAATGCGGCGTTCCGGTTCACCCGCACAAGTTCCGCCACCACTTCTCGCACACGTGGCTGGACAACGGCGGGAGCGAAGGCGACCTGATGGAGCTGAACGGCTGGACGTCCGCGCAGATGCTCCGCCGCTACGGTGCGAGCGCGCGGAATGCCCGCGCGCGCCGGACGTACGACCGGATCATGTCGGAGGAGTAA